One Candidatus Sysuiplasma acidicola genomic window carries:
- a CDS encoding zinc ribbon domain-containing protein produces the protein MTSGETPIWQVIEETANKLKKQHEDMNNRQGSLDRKEQELSSRQSLIEEKERTLNAKEGSLNELQTVLTDRENKITHKENDIHAAESALNNKIAEVQNREIELNGKQKLVDFREQNLETKAAELNTLEKDVREKQENLKTKEEELLKQEQELKQIIELVVARRQSIVMLEETLRKELQTMRPADAKMPEPPKEQPRMQQPQPAHDVVKKPADDEMYCSNCNAIISRDAVICYSCGAKTGETQNEQPELAEDEMYCSNCNAIISRDAVICYSCGQRVETPSANDDQMKKVIKKRVA, from the coding sequence ATGACTTCTGGTGAAACGCCAATATGGCAGGTAATTGAAGAGACGGCAAACAAGCTCAAGAAGCAGCACGAAGATATGAACAACAGGCAGGGCAGCCTGGACAGGAAAGAGCAGGAACTGTCGTCCAGACAGAGCCTGATCGAGGAGAAGGAAAGAACGCTGAACGCCAAGGAAGGCAGTCTGAACGAACTGCAGACAGTGCTGACCGACAGGGAGAACAAGATCACGCACAAGGAGAATGACATTCATGCCGCAGAGTCTGCGCTGAACAACAAGATTGCGGAAGTGCAGAACAGGGAAATAGAGCTGAACGGGAAGCAGAAGCTCGTAGATTTCCGCGAGCAGAATCTGGAGACCAAGGCTGCCGAGTTGAACACACTCGAAAAGGATGTCAGGGAAAAGCAGGAGAATCTGAAGACAAAGGAAGAGGAACTCCTGAAACAGGAGCAGGAACTCAAGCAGATTATAGAACTGGTTGTAGCCAGAAGACAGTCAATCGTCATGCTGGAGGAGACGCTGCGCAAGGAGCTGCAGACCATGAGGCCCGCCGACGCCAAAATGCCCGAACCGCCAAAAGAGCAACCCAGAATGCAGCAGCCGCAGCCTGCCCACGATGTCGTAAAGAAACCGGCCGACGATGAGATGTACTGCAGCAACTGCAACGCGATCATAAGCAGGGACGCAGTCATATGCTATTCGTGCGGTGCGAAAACCGGTGAAACACAGAATGAACAGCCGGAGCTTGCGGAGGACGAGATGTACTGCAGCAACTGCAACGCGATCATAAGCAGGGACGCAGTCATATGCTATTCGTGCGGTCAGCGTGTCGAAACTCCCTCGGCCAACGATGACCAGATGAAAAAGGTCATAAAGAAAAGGGTAGCCTGA
- a CDS encoding type II/IV secretion system ATPase subunit, whose amino-acid sequence MASSAETEEEKQRRSIHSLIGEGYKRFLSKRGNRRVKIKMPKDEVTRKMEWAEGKGSPYTTIPPLLSPTMEVVEIYPVRQLYSFIRVTYDNETSGYLLEAIEPQLTEAETKLLALLKDSLQRTLDYEYKQLSQMDRREYLRRSIESFLSTRGLNITPITKDKLAYYIIRDFMGYGPVDVFMHDLNSEDVSCDGVGVPIFVFHKKYESVKTNVVFNDEEKLNSFVVFLGQKCGKQISVSSPILDGTTPEGHRLQATYAREVTSRGSSFTVRLFKEKPFTPVDMIKYGTASAEMIAYFWMSVEAGESAMIVGGTGNGKTSTLNAISLFIPPSAKIVTMEDTREINLPHENWIPGSTRTGVGERNADGKAPGEIDMFDLVRAALRQRPNYIIVGEVRGKEAYTMFQAMATGHTTYATMHADSVKLMINRLENPPINIPRILLTALRTVIVQQQVRVGKENARRVKTVVELIGFEPGTNEIITNVVFEWDQARDAFTFKGHSALFDKLMELKNWTHEELSDEFNRRIAIIRYMVKKDINNHMDIWSLINRYYRDQEETMKEVRSVLDKSSREEDVIVV is encoded by the coding sequence ATGGCATCTTCGGCAGAAACAGAAGAGGAGAAACAGAGAAGAAGCATTCATTCTCTGATAGGCGAAGGATACAAGCGCTTCCTTTCAAAGAGAGGTAACAGGCGCGTAAAGATCAAGATGCCCAAGGACGAGGTTACCAGAAAGATGGAATGGGCCGAGGGAAAGGGTTCGCCCTACACCACAATACCGCCGCTGCTCTCGCCGACCATGGAGGTTGTCGAAATATATCCTGTGAGACAGCTCTACTCGTTCATAAGAGTCACGTACGACAATGAAACGAGCGGATACCTGCTGGAGGCGATTGAGCCTCAACTGACTGAGGCTGAAACAAAACTGCTTGCGCTGCTCAAGGACTCTCTCCAGAGAACGCTTGACTACGAATACAAGCAGTTGTCACAGATGGACAGAAGAGAGTACCTGCGCAGGAGCATTGAAAGTTTTCTCAGCACGAGAGGGCTGAATATCACGCCTATCACTAAGGACAAACTCGCCTACTACATAATCAGAGATTTCATGGGATATGGACCTGTGGATGTGTTCATGCACGATCTCAACAGCGAAGATGTGAGCTGTGACGGCGTTGGCGTTCCGATATTCGTCTTCCACAAGAAATATGAGAGTGTCAAGACAAACGTCGTATTCAACGACGAAGAGAAGCTGAACTCTTTTGTCGTGTTCCTGGGTCAGAAGTGTGGCAAACAGATCAGCGTTTCTAGTCCCATACTAGACGGGACGACACCCGAGGGGCACAGGCTTCAGGCAACCTACGCGAGGGAGGTGACAAGCCGCGGCTCATCCTTCACAGTCAGACTGTTCAAGGAAAAACCGTTCACACCGGTAGACATGATCAAATACGGCACGGCGTCGGCTGAAATGATAGCATATTTCTGGATGAGTGTGGAGGCAGGCGAGTCGGCGATGATTGTCGGAGGAACAGGCAACGGTAAGACTTCCACACTCAACGCGATATCGCTCTTCATACCTCCGAGCGCAAAGATAGTTACGATGGAAGATACGAGAGAAATCAATCTTCCTCATGAAAACTGGATTCCGGGAAGCACCAGAACAGGGGTGGGAGAGCGTAATGCGGATGGAAAAGCGCCCGGTGAGATTGACATGTTTGATCTCGTGCGTGCGGCTCTGAGGCAGAGGCCCAACTACATAATCGTCGGTGAAGTTCGTGGCAAGGAAGCATACACCATGTTCCAGGCAATGGCCACAGGGCATACGACGTATGCCACAATGCACGCGGACAGCGTCAAGCTCATGATCAACAGGCTGGAGAATCCGCCCATCAACATACCGCGAATACTGCTAACGGCACTGAGGACTGTTATTGTGCAGCAGCAGGTGAGGGTGGGAAAGGAGAATGCAAGGAGAGTGAAGACTGTCGTCGAACTCATCGGTTTTGAGCCCGGAACAAATGAAATCATAACTAACGTGGTTTTTGAATGGGATCAGGCCAGAGACGCATTCACCTTCAAGGGGCACAGTGCTCTGTTTGACAAACTGATGGAACTGAAGAACTGGACGCACGAGGAACTGAGCGACGAATTCAACCGGAGAATAGCCATAATCAGATACATGGTGAAGAAGGACATTAACAATCACATGGACATATGGTCACTCATCAACAGATATTACAGGGATCAGGAAGAAACAATGAAAGAAGTGCGCTCGGTGCTGGATAAGAGTTCAAGAGAGGAGGATGTTATAGTTGTCTAG
- the gyrB gene encoding DNA topoisomerase (ATP-hydrolyzing) subunit B, which translates to MNLEDNSYNADSIQVLEGLQAVRKRPSMYIGSTDHRGLHHLVYEILDNSIDEAMAGFCKNIDVTIYGDGSASVRDDGRGIPTDMHPKYGRPAMEIVMSTLHAGGKFDKKSYQVSGGLHGVGLSVVNALSEWLDAIVWRDGMEHYLHFEQGRMTGPMITREPSPGNVDVSGAPRRGTMIHFKPDQSIFTEFSFDYDTIETLLRELAYLNRGLTINFRDERNSKSNSFHYDGGIVDFVKYLNAVKTPLHPEPVYLSAVSDGIQMEIAMQYTDSYNESIHTFVNNISTAEGGTHLIGFRGGLTRTINDYARKSGMIKEGEEPLAGEDAREGLTAIVSLRVPEPQFEGQTKTKLGNSEIRGVVESALYEKLSIYLEENPKTASAIISKAVLASQAREAARKARELTRRKGLLEGANLPGKLADCSEKDPAKCEIFVVEGDSAGGSAKQGRDRNTQAILPLWGKILNVEKSRLDKMLKNQAVRTLITAIGAGISDEFDLTRTRYQKIILMTDADVDGSHIRTLLLTFFYRHMAPLIEAGYIYIAQPPLYRLKKGNSEVYVYSDRELEQKMKEMPGAAIQRYKGLGEMNPEQLWITTMNPATRVLKQVTVNDAVEAEMLFTTLMGDAVEPRRLFIQQHAAEVENLDV; encoded by the coding sequence ATCAACTTGGAAGATAACAGTTACAATGCCGACAGTATACAGGTTCTGGAGGGTCTCCAGGCAGTACGAAAAAGACCGAGCATGTATATCGGTAGCACCGACCACAGGGGTCTCCACCATCTTGTCTACGAGATACTCGACAACAGCATTGACGAAGCGATGGCTGGCTTCTGTAAGAACATTGACGTGACGATATACGGCGACGGTTCTGCATCCGTACGGGATGACGGAAGGGGAATACCCACAGACATGCATCCGAAGTACGGCAGACCGGCGATGGAAATAGTCATGTCGACACTTCACGCAGGTGGAAAGTTCGACAAGAAGAGTTATCAGGTTTCCGGGGGTCTTCACGGTGTCGGTTTATCCGTCGTCAATGCGCTGTCTGAATGGCTGGATGCCATAGTCTGGCGCGACGGAATGGAGCACTACCTGCACTTTGAACAGGGCAGAATGACCGGACCCATGATAACGCGTGAGCCTTCCCCGGGCAACGTTGACGTCAGTGGAGCGCCGAGGAGGGGGACCATGATCCACTTCAAGCCGGATCAGAGCATCTTCACGGAGTTCAGTTTCGACTATGATACGATAGAGACGCTTCTGCGGGAACTTGCCTACCTGAACAGGGGGCTGACGATAAACTTCAGGGATGAAAGAAATTCAAAATCCAACTCATTTCATTATGACGGCGGCATCGTCGACTTCGTGAAGTACCTCAATGCTGTGAAGACACCTCTTCATCCCGAGCCCGTATATCTGTCGGCTGTTTCTGACGGCATTCAGATGGAGATTGCCATGCAGTACACCGATTCATATAACGAGAGCATACACACGTTTGTCAACAACATAAGCACAGCCGAGGGCGGCACGCACCTGATTGGTTTCAGAGGTGGTCTTACAAGGACGATTAATGACTACGCCAGGAAGTCCGGCATGATCAAGGAAGGGGAGGAACCGCTTGCCGGCGAGGATGCCCGCGAAGGGCTGACTGCCATCGTCAGCCTCAGGGTGCCCGAACCGCAGTTTGAGGGGCAGACCAAAACCAAGCTGGGCAACAGTGAGATCAGAGGCGTCGTGGAATCTGCACTCTACGAGAAATTGAGCATCTATCTTGAGGAGAATCCGAAGACTGCGTCTGCCATCATCAGCAAGGCCGTCCTTGCTTCACAGGCGCGCGAAGCTGCAAGGAAGGCAAGGGAGCTCACGCGTAGAAAGGGACTGCTTGAGGGCGCAAACCTGCCAGGAAAACTTGCAGACTGCAGCGAGAAGGATCCGGCGAAATGCGAAATTTTTGTCGTCGAAGGCGACTCCGCCGGAGGAAGCGCAAAACAGGGGCGGGACAGGAATACTCAGGCCATACTTCCACTCTGGGGTAAAATACTGAACGTGGAAAAATCAAGACTCGACAAGATGCTGAAGAATCAGGCTGTCAGAACGCTCATCACCGCCATAGGCGCCGGCATAAGCGACGAATTCGACCTGACAAGGACGCGGTACCAGAAGATAATACTGATGACCGATGCGGACGTGGATGGTTCGCACATAAGGACGCTGCTTCTCACTTTCTTCTACAGACATATGGCGCCGCTGATAGAGGCCGGTTACATCTACATAGCGCAGCCTCCTCTCTACAGGCTGAAGAAAGGGAACAGCGAAGTATACGTATACTCAGACAGGGAACTGGAGCAGAAGATGAAGGAGATGCCTGGCGCTGCAATACAACGGTACAAGGGACTTGGTGAAATGAATCCGGAGCAGCTCTGGATCACGACGATGAATCCAGCGACAAGGGTGCTGAAGCAGGTGACCGTCAACGATGCCGTCGAGGCGGAGATGCTCTTCACGACGCTCATGGGCGACGCTGTAGAGCCCAGGAGACTGTTCATCCAGCAGCATGCCGCAGAAGTGGAGAATCTGGATGTCTGA
- the gyrA gene encoding DNA gyrase subunit A: MAEEGEAREPAVQQIISRPIEIEMRKSYIDYAMSVIVGRALPDVRDGLKPVHRKILFGMSELGASAGRGHKKSARIVGEVLGKYHPHGDIAIYDALVRMAQDFSMRYPLIDGQGNFGSIDGDAAAAMRYTECRLSRISEEILQDLDRETVRMVDNFDATLKEPEVLPSKFPNLIVNGTSGIAVGMATNMPPHNLREVVDGMNFLIDNPDADLSQLMNFIKGPDFPTGGIVYGLRGIVEAYTGGRGRITVRAKTTTEEENGRKRIIVDEIPYQVNKSAMLEDIARLVKEKKIDGISDLRDESDRSGMRIVIELKRDALEEVVLNQLFKHSQMEVTFGIINIALVNNEPKVLSLKELMRNFIDFRREMVRKRTEFELKQATARMHIVEGLMVAIDNIDRMIELIRSSPSAEEARQKLMSVDDWSIATATVSPPDGKGAFHLSEEQAKAILDMRLQKLTGLEMDGVRTEHGELTLRIADYTRTLSDESKILSIIKSELSEIREKYGDDRKTEINSEGLEMTIEDLIPDEEVIVTVTSRGYVKRMPLATYEIQHRGGKGLTGVETHEEDYVVDMFVASTHNYILFITNRGRAYWLKTYLIPTGSRHSPGRPIVNLLPKLEDGEKVIDNIPLKSFDEGHYLLFATRKGRVKKTSVMAYSHVRSLGIIAIGLDEGDEVIDTVLTDGMQDVLLATRNGYVIRFSEGYVRPMGRQAGGVRGIRLRYGDEVVSMECSFSEGNLLLTVTENGFGKPSWVGEYRKTRRGGKGVITIQTTERNGKVVAVSAFSPGDEVLLTSQTGMVIRIPIDDIRVMGRNTQGVRIMRLEQQDRVTAMIRLVGSEEEERLVQEGEEEMKRLASKTEPAGEETLQDKRVSDNKLIEPKEGEDEEE, translated from the coding sequence ATGGCCGAAGAAGGCGAAGCACGGGAACCCGCCGTACAGCAGATCATCAGCCGCCCCATCGAAATAGAAATGCGCAAGTCGTACATCGACTACGCAATGAGCGTAATCGTCGGACGTGCGCTGCCCGACGTGCGCGACGGCCTGAAACCTGTTCACAGAAAAATACTCTTTGGAATGAGCGAGCTGGGAGCGTCTGCAGGCAGGGGACACAAGAAGAGCGCCAGGATTGTAGGAGAGGTTCTCGGTAAATACCATCCGCACGGCGATATAGCGATTTACGATGCTCTTGTCAGAATGGCGCAGGATTTCTCGATGCGCTATCCGCTCATCGACGGGCAGGGAAATTTCGGCAGCATCGACGGCGATGCGGCTGCCGCCATGAGATACACTGAATGCCGCCTTTCCAGGATTTCCGAAGAGATACTGCAGGATCTGGACAGGGAAACGGTAAGAATGGTGGATAATTTCGATGCCACACTCAAGGAGCCGGAAGTGCTGCCGTCGAAATTCCCGAATCTCATTGTGAACGGGACAAGCGGCATTGCGGTGGGCATGGCTACCAACATGCCACCTCACAATCTGAGGGAAGTTGTCGACGGTATGAACTTTCTGATAGACAATCCTGATGCAGATCTTTCTCAGCTGATGAATTTCATCAAGGGTCCGGATTTCCCGACCGGCGGCATTGTCTACGGACTGCGCGGCATTGTGGAAGCCTACACCGGCGGAAGAGGAAGAATAACGGTAAGGGCGAAAACCACAACAGAAGAGGAAAACGGAAGAAAGAGGATCATAGTTGATGAGATACCTTACCAGGTCAACAAGAGCGCCATGCTCGAGGACATTGCCAGGCTCGTCAAGGAAAAAAAGATCGACGGTATAAGTGATCTGCGGGACGAGTCGGACAGAAGCGGCATGAGGATTGTCATAGAACTCAAGAGGGATGCGCTGGAGGAAGTGGTGCTCAACCAGCTCTTCAAGCACAGCCAGATGGAAGTTACCTTCGGCATCATCAACATAGCGCTGGTGAACAACGAGCCCAAAGTACTTTCGCTGAAGGAACTGATGCGGAATTTCATCGACTTCCGCAGGGAAATGGTAAGGAAGAGGACAGAGTTTGAGCTGAAACAGGCAACGGCCAGGATGCACATTGTCGAAGGACTCATGGTGGCAATCGACAACATCGATCGCATGATTGAGCTCATACGCTCTTCACCGTCCGCCGAAGAGGCGAGACAGAAACTCATGTCGGTGGATGACTGGAGCATCGCGACTGCAACTGTTTCACCGCCTGACGGCAAGGGCGCTTTCCACCTGTCCGAAGAGCAGGCAAAAGCCATACTGGACATGAGGCTCCAGAAGCTGACCGGACTCGAAATGGACGGCGTGAGGACAGAGCACGGAGAGCTGACGTTGCGCATAGCAGACTACACTAGGACATTGAGCGACGAAAGCAAAATACTGTCAATAATAAAATCCGAACTCAGCGAAATAAGGGAGAAGTACGGCGATGACCGCAAGACCGAGATAAATTCGGAGGGGCTGGAGATGACCATCGAAGACCTCATACCGGATGAGGAGGTCATCGTGACTGTAACGAGCAGGGGGTATGTCAAGCGCATGCCTCTTGCAACATACGAGATACAGCACAGGGGAGGCAAAGGGCTCACCGGAGTGGAAACGCACGAGGAAGATTACGTGGTGGACATGTTTGTTGCATCCACGCACAATTACATCCTGTTCATCACAAACAGGGGAAGGGCGTACTGGCTGAAAACATATCTCATACCTACCGGTTCCAGACACAGCCCTGGCAGGCCAATTGTGAATCTCCTTCCGAAACTGGAGGATGGGGAGAAAGTAATAGACAACATACCGCTCAAGTCCTTCGATGAAGGGCACTACCTGCTTTTCGCCACCAGGAAAGGCAGAGTGAAGAAGACATCCGTCATGGCTTACTCGCACGTACGGTCCCTGGGCATTATCGCAATCGGACTGGATGAAGGGGACGAGGTAATAGACACGGTGCTCACTGACGGCATGCAGGATGTGCTTCTCGCTACCAGGAACGGCTATGTGATAAGGTTCAGCGAGGGATATGTGCGCCCCATGGGGAGGCAGGCCGGAGGCGTCAGGGGAATAAGACTGAGGTACGGGGACGAAGTTGTGAGCATGGAATGCTCATTCAGCGAGGGGAATTTGCTCCTCACAGTCACCGAAAACGGTTTCGGCAAGCCGTCATGGGTAGGCGAATACAGGAAAACACGGCGCGGAGGAAAGGGCGTCATAACAATACAGACGACGGAGAGAAACGGCAAAGTCGTGGCCGTCAGCGCTTTCAGCCCCGGAGACGAAGTACTGCTGACATCTCAGACAGGCATGGTGATAAGGATACCGATTGACGACATAAGAGTCATGGGCCGAAACACTCAAGGTGTCAGAATCATGCGTCTGGAGCAGCAGGATCGTGTGACGGCAATGATTCGACTCGTCGGTTCCGAGGAGGAAGAGCGGCTGGTCCAGGAGGGCGAGGAGGAGATGAAGAGACTCGCGTCTAAAACAGAGCCCGCCGGTGAAGAGACGCTGCAGGATAAAAGGGTGAGCGACAACAAGCTGATAGAGCCGAAGGAAGGGGAAGACGAGGAAGAGTGA
- a CDS encoding SDR family oxidoreductase — MPSRYVFSGKSVIVTGGTSGIGLATADMFARSGANVILTGKNREKGLKALKQIKGKGSVEFFKGNVSIDADAEKLISLAEKKHGGLDVLVNNAGVYLAKKIDETSEEEWDWIMNTNLKGVYVVSKHSIKPLRKSRGCIVNVASVSGLVGVRNEAAYCASKGGVIQLTKAMALDYAGDGIRVNAVCPGDVETPMMWEALNRVEDKNMAVEKDKALHPLGRFGKADEVAKLILYLASEDAAFVTGSAVSIDGGWSAY; from the coding sequence ATGCCTTCCAGATATGTATTCAGCGGCAAGTCCGTAATAGTGACCGGCGGGACATCCGGTATAGGGCTTGCCACCGCCGATATGTTTGCCAGAAGCGGCGCAAATGTGATACTCACAGGCAAGAATAGGGAAAAGGGACTGAAGGCATTGAAGCAGATTAAGGGGAAAGGCAGCGTCGAGTTTTTCAAAGGCAATGTATCCATCGATGCCGATGCTGAAAAACTCATTTCTCTCGCGGAAAAGAAGCACGGAGGTCTAGACGTGCTTGTCAATAACGCTGGCGTGTATCTCGCCAAAAAAATAGACGAGACAAGCGAAGAGGAATGGGACTGGATCATGAACACCAACCTCAAGGGTGTTTATGTTGTCAGCAAACACTCAATAAAGCCGCTGAGGAAAAGCCGCGGCTGCATCGTCAATGTGGCTTCAGTGAGCGGCCTTGTCGGCGTAAGGAACGAGGCTGCCTATTGTGCATCGAAAGGAGGTGTTATCCAGCTTACCAAGGCAATGGCCCTTGATTATGCCGGCGACGGCATACGCGTCAACGCCGTCTGCCCTGGCGATGTGGAAACTCCAATGATGTGGGAAGCGCTGAACAGGGTCGAGGACAAGAATATGGCAGTGGAAAAGGACAAGGCGCTTCATCCGCTCGGAAGGTTCGGCAAGGCCGACGAAGTGGCCAAGCTCATACTCTACCTGGCTTCCGAAGATGCAGCCTTTGTGACGGGTTCCGCCGTCAGCATCGACGGCGGCTGGAGCGCCTACTGA
- a CDS encoding type II secretion system F family protein → MVEGPHPVRLPAGTVPDYVKLSPYQQFCWRTMHRFVEARFKQNQVLEDNLIKAHMKIRPEEYMAFVWMTTIIVFIVGLFIGVVFGGIILTLLHQIAALRVSAILLAAIVPPIVTYFVLQSIPSSRTNTRARNINRHIGSAMSFISALASADVNIDVIFGELAKQPIYGEIQKEAEWITRDTTLLGVDILTAIRNAASRTPSNKFQDFLQGVVTTATSGGHLKPYFLAKAEQFEKEDKLNTKRDMETLGLFAETFVTVVVAFPLFLVVIMAIMAIVNGGGSSQAAAVIFGQPLSLTVLLLYVVVLLMIPASQAGFIFFVWNMGKEAAQ, encoded by the coding sequence ATGGTTGAGGGCCCACATCCCGTCAGGCTGCCTGCGGGCACTGTTCCTGACTATGTCAAACTCTCCCCGTATCAGCAGTTCTGCTGGAGAACAATGCATCGTTTTGTTGAAGCAAGGTTCAAGCAAAACCAGGTACTCGAAGACAATCTGATCAAGGCACACATGAAGATACGGCCGGAGGAATACATGGCGTTTGTCTGGATGACGACGATCATAGTCTTCATCGTCGGCCTGTTCATAGGCGTTGTGTTTGGGGGCATAATACTAACGCTCCTGCACCAGATTGCCGCGCTCAGGGTTTCTGCAATCCTGCTTGCTGCAATCGTGCCGCCCATCGTCACATACTTCGTACTCCAGTCCATACCTTCCTCGCGAACCAACACACGGGCGCGAAACATAAACAGGCACATAGGAAGCGCAATGAGCTTCATTTCGGCCCTGGCGTCCGCAGACGTGAACATAGATGTAATATTCGGCGAACTCGCAAAGCAGCCCATATACGGCGAAATACAGAAAGAAGCCGAGTGGATAACCAGAGATACGACGCTGCTGGGCGTGGACATTCTGACGGCAATACGCAATGCAGCATCGAGGACGCCGTCCAACAAATTCCAGGATTTCCTTCAGGGCGTGGTGACGACGGCGACATCTGGAGGACACCTGAAACCCTATTTCCTTGCAAAAGCCGAGCAGTTCGAAAAGGAGGACAAGCTCAACACGAAAAGAGATATGGAAACGCTTGGTCTCTTTGCCGAAACATTCGTCACAGTGGTCGTCGCTTTTCCCCTTTTCCTTGTCGTCATTATGGCCATCATGGCCATCGTCAATGGAGGAGGAAGCTCACAGGCAGCAGCCGTAATCTTCGGACAGCCTCTGTCGCTGACGGTGCTGCTGCTGTATGTGGTTGTGCTGCTCATGATACCTGCATCGCAGGCAGGATTCATATTCTTCGTCTGGAACATGGGTAAGGAGGCTGCACAATGA
- a CDS encoding RAD55 family ATPase produces MLRNTLSGLEKIFRNDVDAPKVVLVIGPPGSMKTSFCFSVMSRHLADSGEIGMYLTLEETSESHGKNMKSLGIDTDRNLVISDFTDIRELEMVGEDASTDYIALIERLVRNFKQKHGKAFTMLTIDSLGALYSLMDDSVSLRKSMYHFFKNMREMGLFTMLIMEGSISDGKFYAGTEAFLSDGVIYLGMDNNRGKITRFVQIGKMRACDHSMERHALEVGRGGLQILGPMLGNM; encoded by the coding sequence TTGCTAAGAAACACATTGTCGGGACTGGAAAAGATATTCAGAAATGATGTTGATGCGCCGAAAGTGGTGCTCGTCATAGGCCCGCCCGGGTCCATGAAGACATCGTTCTGTTTTTCAGTCATGTCCAGGCATCTGGCGGATTCCGGCGAGATAGGCATGTATCTCACGCTGGAGGAGACGTCGGAGAGTCACGGCAAGAACATGAAGAGCCTGGGCATCGACACAGACAGGAATCTCGTCATTTCCGACTTCACTGACATAAGGGAGCTGGAAATGGTCGGGGAAGATGCATCGACTGATTATATAGCACTCATCGAACGGCTGGTAAGGAATTTCAAGCAGAAACACGGAAAGGCATTCACGATGCTCACCATAGATTCGCTCGGTGCGCTTTACTCGCTCATGGATGACAGCGTCTCGCTCAGGAAGAGCATGTATCATTTCTTCAAGAACATGAGGGAGATGGGACTCTTCACAATGCTCATCATGGAAGGAAGCATATCGGACGGGAAATTTTATGCTGGCACTGAAGCATTCCTGAGCGACGGCGTCATTTATCTGGGCATGGACAACAACAGAGGGAAGATCACCAGATTCGTGCAGATAGGAAAGATGCGCGCGTGCGACCACAGCATGGAGAGGCATGCGCTCGAAGTCGGCCGCGGCGGACTGCAGATCCTCGGCCCGATGCTCGGCAACATGTGA